A genomic segment from Ramlibacter agri encodes:
- a CDS encoding ribulose-bisphosphate carboxylase large subunit: MVEGQITDAKKRYRAGVLKYRQMGYWMPDYQPKDTDILCLFRITPQEGVEPEEAAAAVAGESSTATWTVVWTDRLTACDSYRAKAWRVDPVPNNPGQYFAWVAYDLILFEEGSIANMTASLIGNVFSFKPLKACRLEDIRIPVAYVKTFKGPPTGLIVERERLDKFGRPLLGATTKPKLGLSGRNYGRVIYEGLKGGLDFMKDDENINSQPFMHWRDRFLYVMDAVNKAQAATGEVKGSYLNVTAATMEQMYERAAFARELGSVVLMVDLVIGWTAIQSMAEWCRRHDMVMHMHRAGHGTYTRQKNHGVSFRVIAKWLRLAGCDHMHAGTAVGKLEGDPLTVQGYYNVCRDSYTLTDLPRGLHFDMDWADTKKVMPVASGGIHAGQMHQLLELFGDDVILQFGGGTIGHPQGIQAGAVANRVALETMVKARNEGRDILQEGPDILQRAAQWCGPLRAALDTWGDISFNYTPTDSSDYVATPAMA, translated from the coding sequence ATGGTCGAAGGCCAGATCACCGACGCCAAGAAGCGCTACAGGGCGGGCGTCCTCAAGTACCGGCAGATGGGCTACTGGATGCCCGACTACCAGCCCAAGGACACCGACATCCTCTGCCTGTTCCGCATCACGCCGCAGGAAGGCGTGGAGCCGGAGGAAGCGGCAGCGGCCGTGGCCGGCGAGTCGTCCACCGCGACGTGGACGGTGGTCTGGACCGACCGCCTGACCGCCTGCGACAGCTATCGCGCCAAGGCCTGGCGCGTGGACCCGGTGCCCAACAACCCGGGCCAGTACTTCGCCTGGGTCGCCTACGACCTGATCCTGTTCGAGGAAGGCTCCATCGCCAACATGACGGCCAGCCTGATCGGCAACGTGTTCTCGTTCAAGCCGCTCAAGGCCTGCCGGCTCGAGGACATCCGCATCCCGGTGGCCTACGTCAAGACCTTCAAGGGACCGCCGACCGGCCTGATCGTCGAGCGCGAGCGTCTCGACAAATTCGGCCGGCCCTTGCTGGGCGCCACCACCAAGCCGAAGCTGGGCCTGTCGGGCCGCAACTATGGGCGCGTCATCTACGAAGGGCTCAAGGGCGGGCTGGACTTCATGAAGGACGACGAGAACATCAACTCGCAGCCCTTCATGCATTGGCGCGACCGCTTCCTCTACGTGATGGATGCCGTCAACAAGGCGCAGGCCGCTACCGGCGAGGTCAAGGGCTCCTACCTCAATGTCACGGCCGCCACGATGGAGCAGATGTACGAGCGCGCCGCCTTCGCCAGGGAGCTGGGCTCGGTGGTGCTGATGGTGGACCTGGTGATCGGCTGGACCGCCATCCAGTCCATGGCCGAATGGTGCCGCCGCCACGACATGGTGATGCACATGCACCGCGCCGGCCACGGCACCTACACGCGGCAGAAGAACCACGGCGTCAGCTTCCGCGTCATCGCCAAGTGGCTGCGCCTGGCCGGCTGCGACCACATGCATGCCGGCACCGCGGTGGGCAAGCTGGAAGGCGACCCGCTCACGGTGCAGGGCTACTACAACGTCTGCCGCGACAGCTACACGTTGACCGACCTGCCGCGCGGCCTCCACTTCGACATGGACTGGGCCGACACCAAGAAGGTGATGCCGGTCGCCTCCGGCGGCATCCACGCCGGCCAGATGCACCAGCTGCTGGAGCTGTTCGGCGACGACGTCATCCTGCAGTTCGGCGGCGGCACCATCGGGCACCCGCAAGGCATCCAGGCTGGCGCGGTGGCCAACCGCGTGGCGCTGGAGACGATGGTGAAGGCGCGCAACGAGGGCCGCGACATCCTGCAGGAAGGCCCGGACATCCTGCAGCGTGCCGCGCAGTGGTGTGGCCCGCTGCGCGCGGCGCTCGACACCTGGGGCGACATCAGCTTCAACTACACGCCCACCGACAGCAGCGACTACGTCGCAACGCCGGCCATGGCATGA
- a CDS encoding ribulose bisphosphate carboxylase small subunit: MMTNPAGRITQGQFSFLPELTDTEIKLQIQYGLDRGYAWSVEYTDDPHPRNTFWEMSGMPMFDLRDAAGVLGELKECRAAYPNLYIRLTAFDSTRGIESIAMSFLVNRPKNEPGFALERQEAPGRTMRYTTRAYSAGRPETQRYE, translated from the coding sequence ATGATGACCAACCCCGCCGGCCGCATCACGCAAGGCCAGTTCAGCTTCCTGCCCGAGCTCACAGACACCGAGATCAAGCTGCAGATCCAGTACGGCCTGGACCGCGGCTATGCCTGGAGCGTGGAGTACACCGACGACCCGCACCCGCGCAACACCTTCTGGGAGATGTCCGGCATGCCGATGTTCGACCTGCGCGATGCCGCCGGCGTGCTGGGCGAGCTGAAGGAGTGTCGCGCCGCTTACCCCAATCTCTACATCCGGCTCACGGCTTTCGACTCCACGCGTGGCATCGAATCGATCGCGATGAGCTTCCTGGTGAACCGGCCGAAGAACGAGCCGGGCTTCGCGCTGGAGCGACAGGAAGCGCCGGGCCGCACGATGCGCTACACCACGCGCGCCTACTCCGCCGGGCGGCCGGAGACGCAAAGGTACGAATGA
- the cbbX gene encoding CbbX protein, whose protein sequence is MSQPLQLVAKPEPRSVAEVLADSQVEAVLAELDRDLVGLAPVKARIHDIAALLVMDRLRANLGLATQAPSLHMSFTGNPGTGKTTVALRMAQILHRLGYVRQGHLVAVTRDDLVGQYIGHTAPKTREVLKRAMGGVLFIDEAYYLYRPENERDYGQEAIEILLQVMENQRDDLVVILAGYAERMQAFFRSNPGMSSRIAHHLDFPDYRPDELMAIAQRMLAAQNYRLDEGAGEALERYIALRTQQPHFANARSVRNALDRARLRQASRLFAKDRHRALDADDLTTIAAGDILASRVFAAT, encoded by the coding sequence ATGAGCCAGCCGCTGCAACTGGTCGCGAAACCGGAGCCTCGCTCGGTCGCTGAGGTGCTGGCCGACTCGCAGGTGGAAGCGGTGCTGGCCGAACTGGATCGAGACCTGGTGGGACTCGCGCCCGTCAAGGCACGCATCCACGACATCGCGGCACTGCTGGTGATGGACCGGCTGCGCGCCAACCTGGGCCTGGCCACGCAGGCGCCCAGCCTGCACATGTCCTTCACCGGCAACCCGGGCACCGGCAAGACCACCGTGGCGCTGCGCATGGCGCAGATCCTGCACCGCCTGGGCTACGTTCGGCAGGGCCACCTGGTGGCGGTGACGCGCGACGACCTGGTGGGGCAGTACATCGGTCACACGGCGCCGAAGACGCGCGAAGTGCTGAAGCGCGCCATGGGCGGCGTGCTCTTCATCGACGAGGCCTACTACCTGTACCGCCCCGAGAACGAGCGCGATTACGGGCAGGAAGCCATCGAGATCCTGCTGCAGGTGATGGAGAACCAGCGCGACGACCTGGTCGTCATCCTGGCCGGCTATGCAGAGCGGATGCAGGCCTTCTTTCGCAGCAACCCGGGCATGAGCTCGCGCATTGCGCACCATCTCGACTTCCCGGACTACCGGCCCGACGAGCTGATGGCGATCGCGCAGCGCATGCTCGCCGCGCAGAACTACCGGCTGGACGAGGGCGCCGGCGAAGCGCTGGAACGCTACATCGCCCTGCGCACGCAGCAGCCGCACTTCGCCAATGCCCGCAGCGTGCGCAACGCGCTGGACCGCGCACGCCTGCGGCAGGCGAGCCGCCTGTTCGCCAAGGACCGCCACCGCGCCCTGGACGCGGACGACCTCACCACCATCGCGGCCGGCGACATCCTCGCCAGCCGCGTGTTCGCGGCCACCTGA
- a CDS encoding HAD-IA family hydrolase, which translates to MDQPLRALVFDVDGTLADTEHFHLCAFNRAFADEGLDWHWDEALYTQLLDVSGGRERMLHYWRASRERMVEIDANAILDVVERLHQAKTGVYEAMVSDGLVGLRPGVLALMEEARRRGLALAIATTTSPVNVAALLRRAVGPQWPLHFPVVCDASSAPRKKPHPQVYLQALAQLKLPPQACIAFEDSANGLRAATAAGLDTVVTPTVFTQDHDFSGAMRVLPSLAGVTVARLGRWRARLAEGAAP; encoded by the coding sequence ATGGACCAGCCCCTGCGCGCGCTCGTGTTCGACGTCGACGGCACGCTCGCGGACACCGAGCATTTCCACCTGTGCGCCTTCAACCGCGCCTTCGCCGACGAGGGCCTGGACTGGCACTGGGACGAGGCGCTGTACACGCAGCTGCTGGACGTCTCCGGCGGCCGCGAGCGCATGCTGCATTACTGGCGGGCTTCGCGCGAACGCATGGTGGAGATCGACGCCAACGCCATCCTGGACGTCGTGGAGCGGCTGCACCAGGCCAAGACGGGCGTGTACGAGGCGATGGTCAGCGATGGCCTGGTGGGGCTGCGGCCCGGCGTGCTGGCCCTGATGGAGGAAGCGCGCCGCCGCGGCCTGGCGCTGGCCATCGCCACCACCACTTCGCCGGTCAACGTGGCGGCGCTGCTGCGGCGCGCGGTGGGGCCGCAGTGGCCGCTGCACTTCCCGGTGGTGTGCGACGCTTCCAGCGCGCCGCGCAAGAAGCCGCACCCGCAGGTCTACCTGCAGGCGCTGGCGCAGCTGAAGCTGCCGCCGCAGGCCTGCATCGCCTTCGAGGATTCGGCCAACGGCTTGCGCGCCGCCACGGCCGCAGGCCTGGACACGGTGGTCACGCCGACCGTCTTCACGCAGGACCACGACTTCAGCGGCGCAATGCGCGTGCTGCCTTCGCTGGCGGGCGTCACCGTGGCGCGCCTGGGCCGCTGGCGCGCGCGCCTGGCCGAGGGAGCGGCGCCATGA
- a CDS encoding class 1 fructose-bisphosphatase encodes MNAETLTRYLIAQRRRFPDATGDFNALVLDVAIACKSIARLLALGRLPGPAQAPERVQGKYLLLFEPLADAENIDVNLPVGSLFSVLRAPEGAFDESHLLQPGHAQLAAGYALYGPTTLLVLTVGNGVAGFTLDRDMGEFMLTHPDLRVPADTREFAINASNRRFWERPVQRYVDECQRGREGPRGKDFGMRWIASLVAEVHRILVRGGVFLDPRDSREPQRAARLRLLEEANPIALLIEQAGGRASTGRRAVLGLQPEAAQQRIGLVFGSRNEVERIERYHAEPGASDSVLPLFAERTLFRAA; translated from the coding sequence ATGAATGCCGAGACACTCACACGCTACCTGATCGCACAGCGTCGCCGCTTCCCGGACGCCACCGGCGACTTCAACGCGCTGGTCCTCGACGTGGCCATCGCGTGCAAGTCGATCGCGCGGTTGCTGGCGCTCGGCCGGCTGCCCGGGCCCGCGCAGGCGCCAGAGCGGGTGCAGGGCAAGTACCTGCTGCTGTTCGAGCCGCTGGCCGATGCCGAGAACATCGACGTGAACCTGCCGGTGGGCAGCCTCTTCTCGGTGCTGCGTGCGCCGGAAGGAGCGTTCGACGAGTCCCACCTGCTGCAGCCGGGCCACGCCCAGCTCGCCGCCGGGTATGCGCTGTACGGCCCCACGACCTTGCTGGTGCTCACGGTCGGCAACGGCGTGGCCGGCTTCACGCTGGACCGCGACATGGGCGAGTTCATGCTGACGCATCCTGACCTGCGCGTGCCGGCGGATACGCGCGAGTTCGCCATCAACGCCAGCAACCGCCGCTTCTGGGAGCGGCCGGTGCAGCGCTACGTGGACGAATGCCAGCGCGGCCGCGAAGGCCCGCGCGGCAAGGACTTCGGCATGCGCTGGATCGCCTCGCTGGTGGCCGAGGTGCACCGCATCCTGGTGCGCGGCGGCGTGTTCCTGGACCCGCGCGACTCGCGCGAGCCGCAGCGCGCGGCGCGGCTGCGCCTGCTGGAGGAAGCCAACCCGATCGCGCTGCTGATCGAGCAGGCGGGCGGCCGCGCCAGCACCGGCCGCCGTGCCGTGCTGGGCCTGCAGCCGGAAGCGGCGCAGCAGCGCATCGGCCTGGTGTTCGGTTCGCGCAACGAGGTGGAGCGCATCGAGCGCTACCACGCGGAGCCGGGCGCTTCCGATTCGGTGCTGCCGCTGTTCGCCGAGCGCACGCTGTTCCGCGCAGCGTGA
- a CDS encoding phosphoribulokinase, protein MSERHPIIAITGSSGAGTTSVTHTFENIFRREKVEAAIVEGDSFHRYDRREMKDRMAQAEKAGNRHFSHFGPANNLFAELEQLFRHYGETGEGMRRRYLHDAQEAAGSGQEPGTFTPWEPLPERTDLLFYEGLHGAVVTPEVNVARYPDLLIGVVPVINLEWIQKLWRDKSSRGYSTEAVTDTILRRMPDYVHYICPQFKHTHVNFQRVPCVDTSNPFVARAIPTADESFVVIRFAQPQGIDFPYLLNMVHDSFMSRANTIVVPGGKMELAMQLIFTPFVWRMMERRQRALAAA, encoded by the coding sequence ATGTCCGAACGCCATCCCATCATCGCCATCACCGGCTCCAGCGGGGCCGGCACCACCTCGGTGACGCACACCTTCGAGAACATCTTCCGCCGGGAGAAGGTGGAAGCAGCCATCGTGGAGGGCGACAGCTTCCACCGCTACGACCGCCGCGAGATGAAGGACCGCATGGCGCAGGCCGAGAAGGCCGGCAACCGCCACTTCAGCCACTTCGGTCCGGCCAACAACCTGTTCGCGGAGCTGGAGCAGCTGTTTCGCCATTACGGCGAGACGGGCGAGGGCATGCGCCGCCGCTACCTGCACGACGCGCAGGAGGCCGCCGGCAGCGGCCAGGAGCCGGGTACCTTCACGCCGTGGGAACCCTTGCCGGAAAGGACCGACCTGCTGTTCTACGAAGGCCTGCACGGCGCGGTGGTCACGCCGGAGGTGAACGTGGCGCGTTACCCGGACCTGTTGATCGGCGTGGTGCCCGTGATCAACCTGGAGTGGATCCAGAAGCTGTGGCGCGACAAGTCCAGCCGCGGCTACAGCACCGAGGCGGTCACGGACACCATCCTGCGGCGCATGCCCGACTACGTGCACTACATCTGCCCGCAGTTCAAGCACACGCACGTGAACTTCCAGCGCGTGCCTTGCGTGGACACGTCCAACCCCTTCGTCGCCCGCGCCATCCCGACGGCGGACGAGAGCTTCGTCGTGATCCGCTTCGCCCAGCCCCAGGGCATCGACTTTCCCTACCTGCTGAACATGGTCCACGACTCGTTCATGTCGCGCGCCAACACCATCGTCGTGCCGGGCGGCAAGATGGAACTGGCGATGCAGCTGATCTTCACGCCCTTCGTGTGGCGGATGATGGAGCGGCGGCAGCGCGCGCTGGCGGCGGCATGA
- a CDS encoding HAD-IA family hydrolase, protein MNIALVLFDLDGTLVETAPEIRDALNDTLREMGLPPAPLAKVEAWIGHGTGTLLLRALSDATGLEPEVLRASALWHTAEPLFALRYARHCGTGSRLYPGARELLRALAARGVRRALVTNKEQRFALPLLRQHDLQPLLDRVVCGDTLPRRKPDPAGVFDCLRWSGVAANEAVFVGDSAIDVETARNAGVRAWALAHGYNGGRPIASARPDRVLLRLEDVLG, encoded by the coding sequence ATGAACATCGCGCTGGTCTTGTTCGACCTCGATGGCACGCTGGTGGAGACCGCACCCGAGATCCGGGATGCGTTGAACGACACGCTGCGTGAGATGGGCCTGCCGCCCGCGCCGTTGGCGAAGGTGGAAGCCTGGATCGGCCACGGCACCGGGACGCTGCTGCTGCGCGCCTTGTCCGATGCAACCGGGCTGGAGCCGGAAGTGCTGCGGGCCAGCGCACTGTGGCACACCGCCGAGCCGCTGTTCGCGCTGCGTTACGCGCGCCACTGCGGCACCGGCAGTCGCCTGTACCCCGGCGCGCGCGAGTTGCTGCGTGCATTGGCGGCGCGCGGTGTCAGAAGGGCGCTCGTCACCAACAAGGAGCAGCGTTTTGCCTTGCCGCTGCTGCGCCAGCACGACCTGCAGCCGCTGCTGGATCGCGTGGTGTGCGGCGACACGCTGCCGCGGCGCAAGCCGGACCCGGCCGGCGTGTTCGATTGCCTGCGCTGGTCCGGCGTCGCCGCGAACGAAGCCGTGTTCGTCGGCGACTCGGCGATCGATGTCGAGACTGCGCGCAACGCGGGTGTGCGCGCCTGGGCGCTGGCGCACGGCTACAACGGTGGCCGGCCGATCGCATCGGCCCGGCCCGACCGCGTGCTGCTGAGGCTGGAGGACGTCCTCGGCTAA
- a CDS encoding GIY-YIG nuclease family protein, translating into MTETVSPPYWLYLLECEGGVYYAGIALDVEQRFYQHLFGTGAKFTRARPPLRVLAAREYPSKSDALRAELRLKALARGRKIGFFAQGG; encoded by the coding sequence ATGACCGAAACCGTCTCCCCACCCTACTGGCTCTACCTGCTTGAATGCGAAGGCGGCGTGTACTACGCCGGCATCGCGCTGGACGTGGAGCAGCGCTTCTACCAGCACCTGTTCGGCACCGGCGCCAAGTTCACGCGCGCGCGGCCGCCGCTGCGCGTGCTGGCGGCGCGGGAATATCCGAGCAAGTCGGATGCGTTGCGGGCGGAGTTGCGCCTGAAGGCGCTCGCGCGCGGCCGGAAGATCGGTTTCTTCGCCCAAGGCGGCTGA
- a CDS encoding hybrid sensor histidine kinase/response regulator produces MTGPANDRPPFLAGGTELAELIARFPWETTVLGPIHGWPAHVRHTVALMLQSGVPMVALFDEPGVMIYNDAYSVFAGGRHPRLLGSAVREGWPEVADFNDFVMRTGLAGGTLSYKDQELTLQRRGVPEPVWMNLDYSPVLDEQGRPAAVLAIVVETTEKVRAERRLAHEQSRLAQMFEQAPGFICTLRGPRHVFEFANAAYRSLFDRPLAGRPAREAFPDLEGQGFFERLDEVYRTGRPYRAEASPAQLALSDGSLVQKYLTFVYQPLFDEAGDVDGIFCEGFDVTETMRAYAELQRTGAWLQEGLQAARMVAFEWDFRSGQVRYSPNALEVLGYTEDSPNAGLGSVSPDDLPHLRTLIDQARANHGKYQLVHRRIRPDTGALLWTDTRGQVDEEEPGSGALMRGVIIDVTDRVRTEQALRDANLRKDEFLAMLAHELRNPLAPIATGSALLAKGAGDRDVVLRTSELIARQVRHMSELVDDLLDVSRVTRGLITIEEEPLDLQGIVQSALEQARPLIDARQHRVVVETDPGEVIVLGDRTRLVQVLVNLLTNAAKYTPPRGEIRVRLSRVDKDAEIAVEDNGAGMEPELLVKVFDLFTQGERTPDRSQGGLGIGLALVKAIVALHQGSVRAESDGKGRGSRFVLRLPRVELPQGTAAAAPDRAEGAAPLRILVTDDNVDAAESLALLLQFDGHEVAVCYSGEQALAAVERIVPDICILDVGLPDMTGLELARRLRTLPALRQSLFIALTGYGQPHDRVATAEAGFDHHLVKPVEPVALNALLAGRAAARAKGGA; encoded by the coding sequence ATGACCGGCCCAGCCAACGATCGTCCCCCTTTCCTCGCCGGCGGCACCGAGCTCGCCGAACTGATTGCCCGCTTTCCCTGGGAAACCACGGTGCTGGGGCCGATCCACGGGTGGCCGGCGCATGTGCGCCACACGGTGGCGCTGATGCTGCAATCCGGCGTTCCGATGGTGGCCCTGTTCGACGAACCGGGCGTCATGATCTACAACGACGCGTACTCGGTCTTCGCCGGCGGCCGCCACCCGCGCCTGCTGGGCTCGGCGGTGCGCGAGGGCTGGCCCGAAGTGGCTGACTTCAACGACTTCGTGATGCGTACCGGCCTCGCCGGTGGCACGCTGTCGTACAAGGACCAGGAGCTCACCCTGCAGCGGCGCGGCGTCCCCGAGCCGGTGTGGATGAACCTGGACTACTCGCCCGTGCTGGACGAGCAGGGCCGGCCCGCCGCGGTGCTGGCCATCGTCGTGGAAACGACCGAAAAGGTGCGCGCGGAGCGGCGCCTGGCCCACGAGCAGTCGAGGCTGGCGCAGATGTTCGAGCAGGCCCCCGGCTTCATCTGCACGCTGCGCGGGCCGCGGCACGTGTTCGAGTTCGCCAACGCGGCCTACCGGAGCCTGTTCGACCGGCCGCTGGCCGGCCGCCCGGCGCGCGAGGCTTTCCCGGACCTGGAGGGGCAGGGCTTCTTCGAGCGCCTCGACGAGGTGTACCGCACCGGCCGTCCCTACCGGGCCGAGGCCTCGCCGGCGCAACTGGCGTTGTCGGACGGCAGCCTCGTGCAGAAGTACCTCACCTTTGTCTACCAGCCGCTGTTCGACGAGGCGGGCGACGTCGACGGCATCTTCTGCGAAGGCTTCGACGTCACCGAGACCATGCGCGCCTACGCCGAGCTGCAGCGCACCGGGGCCTGGCTGCAGGAAGGCCTGCAGGCCGCGCGCATGGTGGCTTTCGAATGGGACTTCCGCTCGGGCCAGGTGCGCTATTCGCCCAATGCGCTCGAGGTCCTGGGCTATACCGAAGACTCGCCGAACGCAGGACTCGGCAGCGTGTCCCCGGACGACCTGCCGCACCTGCGCACGCTCATCGACCAGGCGCGCGCCAACCACGGCAAGTACCAGCTGGTGCACCGGCGCATCCGGCCGGACACGGGCGCGCTGCTGTGGACCGACACCCGCGGCCAGGTCGACGAGGAAGAGCCGGGCAGCGGCGCGCTGATGCGCGGCGTCATCATCGACGTCACCGATCGCGTCCGCACCGAGCAGGCGCTGCGCGACGCGAACCTGCGCAAGGACGAATTCCTGGCCATGCTGGCGCACGAGCTGCGCAACCCGCTGGCGCCGATCGCCACCGGCAGCGCGCTGCTCGCCAAGGGCGCCGGCGACCGCGACGTGGTGCTGCGCACCAGCGAGCTGATCGCGCGCCAGGTGCGGCACATGAGCGAGCTGGTGGACGACCTGCTCGATGTGTCCCGCGTCACGCGCGGCCTGATCACCATCGAGGAGGAACCGCTGGACTTGCAGGGAATCGTCCAGAGCGCGCTGGAGCAGGCGCGGCCCTTGATCGACGCGCGCCAGCATAGGGTCGTGGTCGAAACGGATCCGGGCGAAGTCATCGTGCTCGGCGACCGGACGCGGCTCGTGCAGGTGCTGGTGAACCTGCTGACGAACGCGGCCAAGTACACGCCGCCGCGCGGCGAGATCCGCGTGCGGCTCTCGCGCGTGGACAAGGACGCCGAGATCGCGGTGGAGGACAACGGCGCCGGCATGGAGCCGGAGTTGTTGGTGAAGGTGTTCGACCTGTTCACGCAGGGCGAGCGCACGCCCGATCGCAGCCAGGGCGGCCTGGGCATCGGGCTGGCTCTGGTCAAGGCCATCGTCGCCCTCCACCAGGGTTCGGTGCGCGCGGAAAGCGATGGCAAGGGGCGGGGCAGCCGCTTCGTCCTCCGGCTGCCGCGGGTCGAGTTGCCCCAGGGCACGGCCGCTGCGGCACCCGACCGGGCCGAAGGCGCCGCGCCGCTGCGCATCCTGGTGACCGACGACAACGTCGATGCCGCCGAATCGCTGGCGCTGCTGCTGCAGTTCGACGGCCATGAAGTGGCCGTGTGCTACAGCGGCGAGCAGGCGCTGGCCGCGGTGGAGCGCATCGTGCCGGACATCTGCATCCTCGACGTCGGCCTGCCGGACATGACCGGGCTGGAACTGGCGCGCCGCCTGCGCACCTTGCCGGCGCTACGGCAATCGCTGTTCATTGCGCTCACGGGCTATGGCCAGCCGCACGATCGCGTGGCGACGGCCGAGGCGGGCTTCGACCACCACCTGGTGAAGCCGGTGGAACCGGTGGCGCTGAATGCCTTGCTGGCGGGACGCGCCGCGGCGCGCGCCAAGGGCGGCGCGTAG
- a CDS encoding response regulator, translating to MSTAPSDAPDTQASVNILIVDDEPRNLTVLESVLADPDYRLVRATSGEEALLALMKEDFAVLVLDVRMPGMTGFELAEIIKGRKKTASIPIIFLTAFYNDDQHVLEGYGSGAVDYLHKPVNTAVLRSKVAVFAELHRKSRELRQLNASLDQRVAERTAALAESEAKLRHADAMKDEFLATLAHELRNPLAPIRNAVHVVKAAGPQGSQLPWACDIIERQVRTMSRLIDDLMDVSRINRGHFELRREVFDLHAAVTDAVETVQPLLLDCGHQLEVTQDPQPLPVDADRARIAQALVNLLANAAKYTDSGGRIELHVERHAGQVVLRVKDTGIGIAPERLASVFEMFAQEDVALARSRGGLGIGLALTRKLVLMHGGEIGATSDGPGLGSEFSIKLPLSAATQAAQEPAAEEAAAAPAGLRILVADDNRDAAETLGTLLELMGHAVMRVHDGESAVAAVQSFDPQLVLLDIGMPRLNGYEACQRIRTAAGGSARKLAAVTGWGQAQDLARSQEAGFDSHLVKPIGVDALSQLIASTVAPRPN from the coding sequence ATGAGCACGGCCCCAAGCGATGCGCCAGACACGCAGGCTTCGGTCAACATCCTGATCGTCGACGACGAACCGCGCAACCTCACGGTCCTGGAATCGGTGCTCGCGGATCCCGACTACCGGCTGGTGCGAGCCACCTCGGGCGAAGAAGCCCTGCTGGCCCTGATGAAGGAAGACTTCGCCGTCCTGGTCCTCGACGTGCGCATGCCCGGCATGACCGGCTTCGAGCTGGCCGAGATCATCAAGGGCCGCAAGAAGACCGCCTCCATCCCCATCATCTTCCTCACCGCCTTCTACAACGACGACCAGCACGTGCTGGAAGGCTACGGCAGCGGCGCGGTGGACTACCTGCACAAGCCGGTGAACACCGCGGTGCTGCGCTCCAAGGTCGCCGTCTTCGCGGAGCTGCACCGCAAGAGCCGCGAGCTGCGGCAGCTCAATGCCTCGCTGGACCAGCGCGTGGCCGAGCGCACCGCGGCCCTGGCGGAGAGCGAGGCCAAGCTGCGCCATGCCGACGCGATGAAGGACGAGTTCCTGGCCACGCTGGCCCACGAACTGCGCAACCCGCTGGCGCCGATCCGCAACGCCGTGCACGTCGTCAAGGCGGCCGGACCCCAGGGCAGCCAGCTGCCCTGGGCCTGCGACATCATCGAGCGGCAGGTCCGCACCATGAGCCGCCTCATCGACGACCTGATGGACGTCAGCCGCATCAACCGCGGCCATTTCGAGCTGCGCCGCGAGGTGTTCGACCTGCACGCGGCGGTGACCGATGCGGTCGAGACCGTGCAACCGCTGCTGCTCGATTGCGGGCACCAGCTCGAGGTGACGCAGGATCCGCAGCCGCTGCCGGTCGACGCCGATCGCGCCCGCATCGCGCAGGCGCTGGTGAACCTGCTGGCCAACGCCGCCAAGTACACGGACAGCGGCGGCCGCATCGAGCTGCACGTCGAGCGGCACGCCGGCCAGGTGGTGCTGCGCGTCAAGGACACCGGCATCGGCATCGCGCCGGAGCGCCTGGCCTCGGTGTTCGAGATGTTCGCCCAGGAAGACGTCGCGCTGGCCCGCTCGCGCGGCGGCCTGGGCATCGGCCTGGCGCTGACGCGCAAGCTGGTCCTGATGCACGGCGGCGAAATCGGCGCCACCAGCGACGGGCCGGGGCTCGGCAGCGAGTTCTCGATCAAGCTGCCGCTGTCGGCCGCCACCCAGGCCGCGCAGGAACCCGCGGCCGAAGAGGCAGCCGCCGCACCGGCTGGCCTGCGCATCCTGGTCGCCGACGACAACCGCGATGCCGCGGAGACCCTGGGCACCTTGCTGGAGCTGATGGGCCACGCCGTCATGCGCGTGCACGATGGCGAATCCGCCGTGGCGGCGGTGCAGTCCTTCGACCCGCAGCTGGTGCTGCTCGATATCGGCATGCCGAGGCTCAATGGCTACGAAGCCTGCCAGCGCATCCGCACGGCCGCCGGCGGCAGCGCGCGAAAGCTGGCCGCCGTCACCGGCTGGGGCCAGGCCCAGGATCTCGCCCGTTCGCAGGAGGCGGGCTTCGACAGCCACCTGGTCAAGCCGATCGGCGTGGACGCGCTGTCGCAGCTGATCGCCAGCACCGTCGCGCCGCGGCCGAACTGA
- a CDS encoding PaaI family thioesterase: MPDSELISLLQQQGWKQRELPGFIGLAGPLWTLREGEGWAYGLLAGEQHLNPAGVVHGGALVTLLDHAISTVAWEAAGRAACVTLQLDTHFAGAVRAGEFAQARAEVVQRSKSMLFMRGTVVVEGELVLAGQAIMKVVARG; the protein is encoded by the coding sequence ATGCCCGACTCTGAACTGATCTCGCTGCTGCAGCAGCAAGGCTGGAAGCAGCGCGAGTTGCCCGGCTTCATCGGCCTGGCGGGCCCGTTGTGGACGCTGCGGGAAGGTGAGGGCTGGGCCTATGGCTTGCTGGCCGGCGAGCAGCATCTGAATCCGGCCGGTGTCGTGCATGGCGGCGCGCTCGTCACGCTCCTCGATCACGCGATCAGCACGGTGGCGTGGGAGGCCGCCGGGCGCGCAGCTTGCGTGACGCTGCAACTCGATACGCACTTTGCCGGCGCCGTGCGGGCGGGCGAGTTCGCGCAGGCGCGGGCGGAGGTGGTGCAGAGGTCGAAGAGCATGCTGTTCATGCGGGGGACGGTGGTCGTCGAGGGCGAGCTGGTGCTGGCGGGGCAGGCAATCATGAAGGTGGTGGCGCGCGGCTAA